In one window of Methanoculleus thermophilus DNA:
- a CDS encoding type II toxin-antitoxin system RelE family toxin, with protein sequence MTYRVVITAAARHDFKSIPRPIAVQIGEELASLAGETDPKKHLKKLKSPNSPPLYSLRLGDYRAILSIIDDLLVIHVITVGHRSRVYRRF encoded by the coding sequence ATGACCTACCGTGTGGTCATCACCGCGGCGGCCCGTCATGATTTCAAGAGCATTCCACGACCCATAGCAGTCCAGATAGGCGAGGAACTTGCATCGCTCGCCGGCGAGACCGACCCGAAGAAGCATTTAAAAAAACTGAAGAGCCCGAATAGCCCCCCACTCTACTCTCTCCGGCTCGGGGATTACCGGGCGATCCTCTCGATCATAGATGACCTCCTGGTGATCCATGTTATCACGGTCGGACATCGGAGCAGGGTTTATCGAAGGTTCTAA
- a CDS encoding DUF7557 family protein, whose translation MTSTTIKIDVELRDRLNALKVHPRESYNEVIERLADMAVDEEPLSEETIRQIERSLEDIRAGRVYTLEEVMAELKEE comes from the coding sequence ATGACGAGCACCACCATCAAGATCGACGTAGAACTCAGGGACAGGCTCAACGCCTTGAAAGTCCATCCCCGGGAATCATATAACGAGGTTATCGAGCGCCTGGCAGATATGGCAGTCGACGAGGAGCCGCTCAGTGAGGAGACGATCCGCCAGATCGAGCGATCGCTTGAGGATATCAGGGCCGGGAGAGTCTACACCCTTGAGGAGGTCATGGCGGAGCTGAAGGAGGAATGA
- a CDS encoding ribose 1,5-bisphosphate isomerase: MLLSETAASIKNMEIRGAGRIARAAVEALADYAKNLNISDPETFKSEMQKAAGILIATRPTAVSLPNAVKSVMRALDSFGSVEEGRAAVLARAAEFIEHSEHAIERIAEIGARHISDGDVLMTHCNSEAALGCILEAHRQGKDIEVYATEVRPRGQGLLTIKTLNDAGIRTNYIVDSAVRYFINDVDLVFVGADAIAANGAVVNKIGTAQIALAAHEARTNVIVAAETYKFAPRTILGELIEIEERDPAEVLPREVAEKLPFVRVRNPAFDVTPADYIDLIVTEQGAIPPELAFTVIRDYLGWKVEELR, translated from the coding sequence ATGTTACTGAGTGAGACCGCAGCAAGCATAAAGAATATGGAGATTCGGGGCGCCGGCAGGATCGCCCGGGCCGCGGTGGAGGCGCTCGCCGATTACGCGAAAAATCTCAACATATCCGACCCGGAGACGTTCAAGAGCGAGATGCAGAAGGCGGCCGGGATCCTCATAGCGACCCGTCCGACGGCCGTTTCGCTGCCGAACGCTGTAAAGAGCGTAATGCGGGCGCTCGACTCATTTGGGTCCGTGGAAGAGGGGCGGGCGGCGGTTCTTGCCCGGGCTGCGGAGTTCATCGAGCACTCGGAGCACGCAATCGAGCGGATAGCCGAGATCGGGGCACGCCACATCTCCGACGGCGACGTCCTCATGACCCACTGCAACTCGGAGGCGGCGCTCGGGTGCATCCTCGAAGCACACCGCCAGGGAAAGGATATCGAGGTCTACGCGACGGAGGTCCGGCCGCGGGGCCAGGGGCTCCTCACGATCAAGACCCTAAACGACGCCGGGATCCGCACGAACTATATCGTCGACTCGGCGGTCCGCTACTTCATCAACGATGTCGACCTGGTCTTCGTCGGCGCCGACGCGATCGCGGCGAACGGCGCGGTGGTGAACAAGATCGGGACCGCCCAGATCGCGCTTGCCGCACACGAGGCCCGGACGAACGTCATCGTGGCGGCGGAGACCTATAAGTTCGCGCCGCGGACGATCCTCGGGGAACTGATCGAGATCGAGGAACGCGATCCTGCCGAGGTGCTCCCCAGGGAGGTGGCGGAGAAACTCCCGTTTGTTCGGGTCCGAAACCCTGCTTTCGACGTGACGCCCGCGGACTACATCGACCTGATCGTGACCGAGCAGGGGGCGATCCCGCCGGAGCTCGCGTTCACGGTGATCCGGGATTACCTGGGGTGGAAGGTCGAGGAGCTGCGGTGA
- a CDS encoding HAD family hydrolase — MSVAVVFDSAGTLLRTYRVARDVLHDEMLIDVETTTLTFGAEGRVLVVLHLHSRDVMGAPPDQLLSEFFHERSVGFGVACSRRVIPAEDVAEILYSDKTAQVSDLQACIREVWSCCKRESIVTMNSGVILNMDLSGIEFTVTTGGRPFSGAKETISTLHRMGVPVYIASGDRVAKLERMGDYLGIPRERVYGVATPSMKARIVEDLKERYSKVVMVGDAINDLNAFRKADLALLTEQQSDRKPEILYSSVDMVIRNVSEVPGIVAELLKDIAAAEKKCNNINSNMIPRED; from the coding sequence ATGTCGGTAGCCGTTGTTTTTGATAGTGCAGGCACACTTCTCCGGACCTATCGTGTAGCGCGTGACGTCCTCCACGACGAGATGCTGATCGACGTCGAGACCACGACCCTCACCTTCGGTGCCGAGGGGAGGGTGCTCGTTGTCCTCCATCTCCATTCACGGGACGTCATGGGGGCACCGCCCGACCAGCTCCTCTCCGAGTTCTTCCATGAAAGGTCGGTCGGGTTCGGAGTGGCCTGTTCCCGGCGTGTCATCCCCGCCGAGGATGTCGCGGAAATCCTCTACAGCGATAAGACCGCCCAGGTGAGCGATCTCCAGGCCTGCATCAGGGAGGTCTGGAGTTGCTGCAAGAGAGAGTCGATCGTCACAATGAACAGCGGCGTGATCCTGAACATGGACCTCTCCGGCATCGAGTTTACGGTCACCACCGGGGGGAGGCCCTTTAGCGGTGCAAAAGAGACCATCAGCACGCTGCACCGGATGGGTGTCCCCGTATACATAGCGTCCGGTGACCGTGTCGCGAAACTCGAACGGATGGGCGACTATCTGGGTATTCCCCGGGAGCGGGTCTATGGCGTCGCCACACCCTCGATGAAGGCCCGGATCGTGGAAGACCTTAAAGAGCGGTACAGTAAGGTCGTCATGGTAGGGGATGCCATCAACGATCTGAACGCCTTCCGGAAGGCCGACCTTGCACTGCTGACCGAGCAGCAGTCCGACCGGAAACCCGAGATCCTGTATTCAAGCGTCGATATGGTGATCCGCAACGTCAGCGAGGTGCCCGGTATCGTGGCCGAACTCCTTAAGGATATCGCGGCGGCCGAGAAAAAGTGCAATAATATAAACTCTAATATGATCCCACGAGAAGATTAG
- the atwA gene encoding methyl coenzyme M reductase system, component A2, which yields MTPLITVKDLCMEFDGTVVLKNINFEVAEGETVGIIGRSGAGKTVLMHLMRGVDQPPSGGSIVYHVVTCEGCDYIGVPSEAGKQCPVCGGELKPLDVDFWAEENAQMKRRIMRRTAIMFQRTFALYGDDRVIENVLRALDDIGYPPEKAVSRAADLIDQVRLSHRMMHIARDLSGGEKQRVVLARQLAKNPFLLFADEPTGTLDPETATLVHRMLIESAEANDMAMVITSHFSSVIRDVADRAIFLENGEIKAIGAPDDIIGRFMENYSDAEQHEIGEVGEKILVARDVVKRYLSVDRGVVRAVNGVSFDVNEKEIFGIIGKSGAGKTTLSRIISGILEPTSGEMNIRIGDDWIDMTKPGIANRGRAKGYIGLLHQEYDLYPHRTVLDNLTDAIGLEFPKELAMRKAIITLGMAGFTPEKSKEILDRYPDQLSQGEKHRVALAQVLIREPLLVVLDEPTGTMDPITKIDVKHSILHAREEMDETFIVISHDMEFVRDICDRVALMRGGKIIKMGPTEEVLAHLTEDERKVMGAGAP from the coding sequence ATGACCCCACTTATTACTGTAAAGGACCTCTGCATGGAGTTCGACGGGACCGTTGTGCTCAAGAATATTAATTTTGAGGTGGCAGAGGGGGAAACAGTCGGCATTATCGGAAGGAGCGGGGCCGGCAAGACAGTTCTTATGCACCTTATGCGGGGAGTGGATCAGCCCCCGTCGGGGGGCTCGATCGTCTATCACGTTGTCACCTGTGAGGGTTGCGACTACATCGGCGTGCCGAGTGAGGCCGGGAAACAGTGCCCCGTCTGCGGCGGCGAATTAAAACCGCTCGATGTCGACTTCTGGGCGGAGGAGAACGCCCAGATGAAGCGGCGGATCATGCGCAGAACCGCCATCATGTTCCAGCGGACGTTTGCACTCTATGGCGACGATCGGGTGATCGAGAACGTCCTGCGGGCGCTTGACGATATCGGCTACCCTCCGGAGAAAGCGGTCAGCAGGGCCGCTGACCTCATCGATCAGGTCCGGCTCTCCCACCGGATGATGCACATCGCCCGCGATCTCTCCGGCGGCGAGAAGCAGCGGGTGGTACTCGCCCGACAACTTGCAAAGAACCCGTTCCTGCTCTTTGCGGATGAGCCGACCGGGACGCTCGATCCGGAGACCGCCACCCTTGTCCACCGGATGCTCATCGAGAGCGCCGAGGCGAACGATATGGCGATGGTGATCACGTCGCACTTCTCAAGCGTCATAAGAGACGTCGCAGATCGTGCAATATTCCTTGAGAATGGGGAGATTAAGGCCATCGGTGCTCCTGATGATATTATCGGCCGGTTCATGGAGAACTACAGCGACGCCGAGCAGCACGAGATCGGAGAGGTCGGCGAGAAGATCCTGGTCGCTCGAGACGTCGTCAAGCGTTATCTCTCGGTCGACCGCGGCGTGGTTCGGGCAGTCAACGGTGTCTCCTTCGACGTCAATGAGAAGGAGATCTTCGGGATCATCGGCAAGAGCGGTGCGGGCAAGACGACTCTCTCGCGGATCATATCAGGGATCCTTGAGCCCACGAGCGGCGAGATGAACATCCGGATCGGCGACGACTGGATCGATATGACCAAACCCGGGATAGCGAACCGCGGCCGGGCAAAAGGCTATATCGGTCTCCTCCATCAGGAGTACGATCTCTACCCGCACAGGACGGTCCTTGACAACCTGACCGACGCAATAGGCCTAGAGTTCCCAAAAGAACTCGCGATGAGAAAGGCGATCATCACCCTCGGGATGGCCGGCTTCACTCCCGAAAAGAGCAAAGAGATCCTGGACCGATACCCCGATCAGCTCTCCCAGGGTGAGAAACACCGGGTGGCTCTCGCACAGGTTCTCATCCGTGAGCCCCTGCTGGTCGTCCTCGACGAACCGACCGGCACGATGGACCCCATCACGAAGATCGACGTGAAACACTCGATCTTGCATGCCCGTGAGGAGATGGACGAGACATTTATCGTGATCTCGCACGATATGGAGTTTGTGCGAGACATCTGTGACCGCGTGGCTCTCATGCGGGGAGGCAAAATCATCAAGATGGGTCCGACGGAGGAGGTGCTTGCCCACCTCACCGAGGATGAGCGAAAAGTGATGGGGGCAGGTGCTCCCTGA
- the mmp3 gene encoding methyl-coenzyme M reductase-associated protein Mmp3 produces MEILLDGERREVPTGSRLGDLLPERDERFSVAVIRPALEEDVAESQEVRFVTSAGDMVVEMADPAFTARLFRPGLAEDLRLHWQDRYAAAFGPFESSIRPARTPGRYERGDVILGCGGYDPSNSYLIFARMRHSADYGAPADGGVIGRVISGRGLLDRLGEGDRVIKVERILRRADRSHVIVTRDAEFPLEDGMQIISYVEAEVQGFGADGIDTNTARSVEHFLLSIKDGRFRVDRSSSTHILDTHLVPAKVPMEFSGPRLEGTITARTSGKASGAIYIYTQGVSASPAHTVVGRVVHGLELVRFAGKDDLIAIRADPERFDLVGLALPEAEAVAARRGVTLVADATDGDRVVVDQTPATTLEVLAAGEVRVATQPAENVITIKLDEAAAPRTVTIFREVTGLKHRAVGKMPLVFMFEDVFLFKPKIAKGVGIIPENTPTGEVPAYTLAMTNDSRRGAGMVGIRTTPNAEFGPTSEPLTGTNVIGKVIDAGNLAGMREGATVYVREVK; encoded by the coding sequence ATGGAGATCCTCCTGGACGGTGAACGTAGAGAGGTGCCGACCGGGTCCCGGCTCGGAGATCTCCTCCCCGAACGGGACGAGCGGTTCAGCGTCGCAGTCATCCGGCCGGCGCTTGAAGAGGATGTGGCGGAGTCCCAGGAAGTCCGGTTCGTCACCTCCGCGGGCGATATGGTCGTCGAGATGGCGGACCCGGCGTTTACCGCCCGGCTCTTTCGCCCCGGGCTTGCCGAAGACCTTCGCCTGCACTGGCAGGACCGCTACGCCGCTGCGTTTGGGCCGTTTGAATCCAGCATCCGGCCGGCCCGGACCCCTGGCCGATACGAGCGGGGTGACGTGATCCTGGGGTGCGGCGGCTACGACCCGTCAAACTCCTACCTTATCTTTGCGCGCATGCGGCATTCCGCAGATTATGGCGCCCCGGCGGACGGCGGCGTCATCGGCAGAGTCATCAGCGGCCGGGGGCTGCTTGACCGTCTCGGTGAAGGCGACCGGGTCATCAAGGTTGAGCGCATCCTCCGGCGTGCCGACCGGTCGCACGTGATTGTCACCCGCGATGCAGAGTTTCCGCTTGAGGACGGGATGCAGATCATCTCCTATGTGGAGGCGGAAGTGCAGGGCTTCGGGGCGGACGGGATCGATACAAATACCGCTCGAAGCGTCGAGCACTTCCTTCTCTCCATCAAGGACGGCCGGTTCCGTGTGGACCGTTCGAGCAGCACCCATATTCTTGATACTCACCTGGTTCCGGCGAAGGTCCCGATGGAGTTCTCGGGCCCGAGGCTTGAGGGGACCATCACGGCGAGAACCTCTGGGAAAGCCTCGGGAGCCATCTACATCTACACGCAGGGAGTCTCGGCAAGCCCGGCCCATACTGTCGTCGGAAGGGTCGTCCACGGGCTTGAACTTGTCCGGTTTGCGGGCAAGGACGACCTCATTGCCATCCGTGCCGACCCGGAGCGGTTCGACCTCGTCGGACTTGCGCTCCCCGAAGCCGAAGCGGTCGCCGCCCGGCGCGGCGTCACGCTCGTTGCCGATGCGACCGACGGTGATCGCGTGGTGGTCGACCAGACCCCGGCGACGACACTTGAGGTGCTCGCCGCGGGAGAGGTTCGGGTCGCAACGCAGCCCGCCGAGAACGTCATCACCATCAAGCTTGATGAGGCGGCTGCGCCACGTACGGTTACGATCTTTCGCGAGGTGACCGGACTTAAGCATCGCGCTGTCGGGAAGATGCCGCTCGTCTTCATGTTCGAGGATGTCTTCCTCTTCAAACCAAAGATTGCAAAGGGCGTCGGGATCATCCCGGAGAATACACCCACGGGCGAGGTTCCGGCCTATACCCTCGCGATGACGAACGACTCACGGCGGGGGGCCGGCATGGTGGGTATCCGGACGACACCAAACGCGGAGTTCGGCCCGACGTCTGAGCCGCTCACGGGAACGAACGTCATCGGGAAGGTGATCGATGCTGGAAACCTTGCCGGGATGCGCGAAGGGGCAACAGTCTATGTTAGGGAGGTGAAGTGA
- a CDS encoding methanogenesis marker 6 protein, which yields MAEYIPEYVGTVTKYVFVESPTLTPGELALKAYEASEGVLIKETCFGLQVTGEPEAVDRLIEVIRAFDPAHIFVKDRGFPPGDPRRCRANLGGARPGYLGHEREVRILRYITRGLEVLERRETEAPDEVPAAPKKKPKLDIKRLQELIEKEES from the coding sequence ATGGCTGAGTATATCCCGGAGTACGTGGGTACGGTGACCAAATACGTCTTCGTCGAGTCCCCGACCCTGACCCCCGGCGAGCTCGCACTCAAGGCCTACGAGGCCTCCGAGGGCGTCCTGATCAAGGAGACCTGTTTTGGGCTGCAGGTGACGGGCGAACCAGAAGCCGTCGACCGCCTCATCGAGGTGATACGTGCGTTTGATCCCGCTCATATCTTCGTCAAGGACCGGGGCTTCCCGCCGGGCGACCCGCGGCGGTGCCGGGCAAACCTCGGCGGGGCGAGGCCCGGTTACCTGGGCCATGAACGGGAGGTGCGTATCCTCCGCTACATCACCCGCGGCCTTGAGGTACTCGAGCGACGGGAGACTGAGGCCCCGGATGAGGTGCCCGCGGCGCCCAAGAAGAAACCAAAACTCGATATAAAGCGATTACAAGAACTGATTGAGAAAGAGGAGTCCTGA
- a CDS encoding methanogenesis marker 5 protein — translation MAKVFIYPATSLILSDLVARFGHKPLGSALGIRERIQTAGVDSPPLQITPEEPKRGLKYAAVEVPSGVRGRMAIYGPLIEEAEAAVIVTDADLAFGCMGCARTDELILFSLRQKGIPILELKYPTNEEEGVQFVAAIKNFLAGLPKESEE, via the coding sequence ATGGCAAAGGTGTTTATTTACCCTGCAACGAGCCTCATCCTCTCCGACCTGGTGGCCCGGTTCGGACATAAGCCGCTCGGTTCGGCCCTCGGTATCCGGGAACGGATACAGACCGCCGGGGTTGACTCCCCGCCCCTGCAGATCACGCCCGAAGAGCCAAAGCGCGGCTTAAAGTATGCGGCAGTCGAGGTGCCGTCCGGCGTCCGGGGGCGGATGGCGATCTACGGTCCGCTCATTGAGGAGGCCGAGGCCGCGGTCATCGTCACTGATGCCGATCTCGCGTTTGGGTGTATGGGCTGCGCCCGCACCGATGAGTTGATCCTCTTTTCCCTGAGGCAGAAAGGTATCCCGATCCTCGAACTGAAATACCCCACAAATGAGGAAGAAGGCGTGCAGTTCGTCGCCGCCATCAAAAACTTCCTCGCAGGACTTCCAAAGGAGAGTGAGGAATGA